One segment of Manduca sexta isolate Smith_Timp_Sample1 chromosome 27, JHU_Msex_v1.0, whole genome shotgun sequence DNA contains the following:
- the LOC115440528 gene encoding protein Jumonji isoform X3, which produces MKLDVHYGHRMVGRRVAAKSCLVRIRKWLDGSRKKSRNALPLSTNKKKAQATAGSNASILGSPPNSGRKVQAQRKFAQGAIVPHSNNVPDRRRDVTPREDQGHRLGQNTMVKMHAKNLLDVVAFKNMHSHLQPFVLLKRLPESSVENGNQSAEKERGPESSNSATMTPGLYKRLARTKQLANMKTKQMHTMKLRSRQVQQPKNVIKNNKRKLEPPPPTRAKRRRVMQPSISEYSVDDYKPLTYFTTRQTPPVTRSKPRPPLPGRAGATVKTKVKDNSKSKTPAPVPSTATKHNEKMVTTDGDNVMIADEYTETEPVTLEAPVTQADLEPNTNSSRKKPTPRAVRLEQRKIPKRSSSGPGPSVSKNTPIGHTDAQSNLVVMSDVSMPSTNGTTMPRLHETDNYRPESVISNATDTQAGESTSFQEDCVTDLDAQSSRASTSNRPFANSIENVVSLQSEVIPDTPEPPKERETRSSEATKTNNKTTFPRSLEGAKCVDAPVFYPTEEEFQDPIAYFDKIMPAAAKFGLCKIVAPAGFKPTCVSNDNIRFNVMNQYVARMYSRWGPAQREMSAIKAYLASQSVRFIRAPLLDCMEVDLPKLYHMVQHNGGLKKVIEKKRWARVASEMRNSRNLSPGKKLDYIYVKYILPYGTLSHAERQDMMRKVDHCWYKKNQKMLDRALNPLHRQKKMLGESDSSADEEEDDDEEVNFALLESEDCVVLGRNMNLAMFKRTAANVKMVQFPRTPKPKAGDIESKYWKTVLLGTDHVCVNSASIDTGNEGYGFTKNKNDPYGKHPWNLKMVSQNPGNVLRSLGPVMGVTSPTLHLGMLYSTSCWHRDPHGLPWVEYMHTGPRKIWYGIPGEQSENFRSAVEKLCPTSCQNKSIWLPSDITMIPPNLLCEHNVSLSRVTQEPGTFIIVFPKAYSCSIATGYTQSESVYFATSSWLDSVHHIFQELRQSCEPTMFSLEQLLMSVAKDSRVSLRILQKVHSHLSPIVNEELANRRTLAERGVKFTNTESRNRKPNTCRRPRWNSRGQDECEICRTTLYFSMVTNTAGKRICLCLQHALQLMDAPKQDSTTVYEVVTVISDAELQTTLANVQKRLSL; this is translated from the exons ATGAAACTAGATGTACATTATGGCCACCGTATGGTAGGGAGGCGCGTCGCCGCTAAATCATGTTTGGTTCGGATTCGTAAGTGGTTGGACGGCTCTAGAAAAAAATCACGAAATGCTCTTCCCCTGTCTACCAACAAGAAGAAGGCGCAAGCAACTGCCGGTTCCAACGCTAGTATCCTAGGCAGCCCACCGAACTCAGGACG CAAGGTGCAAGCTCAGCGCAAGTTCGCGCAGGGAGCCATCGTGCCGCACTCGAACAATGTGCCGGATCGCAGGCGTGACGTTACGCCCAGAGAAGACCAGGGCCATCGATTGGGTCAGAACACCATGGTCAAGATGCACGCCAAGAACCTTCTCGACGTGGTTGCGTTTAAAA ACATGCATAGTCACTTGCAACCGTTTGTACTACTAAAACGACTTCCCGAATCTTCCGTCGAGAACGGGAATCAGTCAGCCGAGAAGGAGAGGGGTCCAGAAAGCAGTAACAGCGCTACAATGACGCCCGGCTTGTACAAACGGCTTGCGCGGACCAAACAGTTGGCCAATATGAAAACTAAACAAATGCACACGATGAAACTAAGGTCACGCCAAGTACAACAGCCGAAGAATGTGATTAAGAACAACAAGAGGAAGCTAGAACCACCGCCGCCGACAAGGGCAAAGCGCCGGCGCGTCATGCAGCCCTCTATCTCGGAGTACAGCGTGGACGACTACAAGCCGCTCACGTACTTCACCACAAGACAGACACCGCCCGTGACGCGCTCTAAGCCGAGGCCGCCATTGCCTGGACGAGCTGGGGCCACTGTCAAGACTAAGGTTAAAG ATAACAGTAAGTCGAAGACGCCTGCTCCGGTACCTTCCACag CTACCAAGCATAATGAAAAAATGGTGACAACGGATGGTGACAACGTGATGATAGCTGACGAATATACTGAAACAGAGCCAGTTACACTGGAGGCACCGGTTACCCAAGCTGACTTGGAGCCGAACACCAACTCTAGCCGAAAGAAGCCAACACCAAGAGCTGTTAGACTGGAGCAACGAAAAATACCAAAAAGAAGTTCAAGCGGTCCCGGCCCCTCAGTATCCAAGAATACACCAATTGGCCACACAGATGCACAGTCTAATTTAGTCGTCATGTCAGACGTCAGCATGCCATCGACAAACGGCACTACTATGCCACGACTACACGAAACCGATAACTATCGTCCTGAAAGTGTCATTTCTAATGCAACCGATACGCAGGCAGGAGAGAGTACATCGTTTCAGGAAGACTGTGTTACAGATCTTGACGCTCAATCTAGCCGCGCCTCAACTTCCAACAGACCATTCGCTAATAGTATCGAAAATGTTGTCTCTCTCCAATCAGAAGTGATACCTGATACACCAGAACCGCCTAAAGAACGGGAAACAAGAAGCTCCGAAGCGACAAAGACAAACAATAAAACCACATTTCCAAGGAGTTTGGAAGGCGCTAAGTGTGTGGACGCGCCTGTCTTTTATCCGACCGAAGAGGAATTCCAA GATCCGATAGCCTACTTCGATAAAATAATGCCGGCCGCTGCCAAATTTGGACTGTGCAAAATAGTCGCTCCAGCCGGGTTCAAACCCACATGCGTCAGCAACGACAACATCCGGTTCAATGTGATGAATCAATATGTGGCGCGGATGTACAGCCGCTGGGGGCCAGCACAGCGGGAGATGTCCGCCATTAAGGCTTACCTCGCGTCACAGAGCGTCCGCTTCATCAGGGCGCCGCTG CTGGACTGCATGGAGGTTGACCTGCCGAAGCTATACCACATGGTACAGCACAACGGCGGTCTGAAGAAGGTAATTGAGAAGAAGCGATGGGCGCGCGTCGCCAGCGAAATGCGCAATAGCAGGAACCTCTCGCCAGGCAAGAAGCTCGACTACATATATGTCAAGTATATCCTGCCGTACGGGACGCTCTCGCACG CGGAACGTCAAGACATGATGCGTAAAGTGGACCATTGCTGGTACAAAAAGAACCAAAAAATGCTCGACCGGGCATTGAACCCGTTGCACAGACAGAAGAAGATGCTCGGCGAATCGGACTCGTCAGCCGATGAGGAGGAGGATGATGACGAGGAAGTGAACTTCGCTCTGCTGGAGTCCGAGGACTGCGTCGTTCTCGGACGGAACATGAACCTCGCCATGTTCAAGAGG ACGGCAGCGAATGTGAAGATGGTGCAGTTCCCGCGTACACCGAAGCCCAAGGCCGGAGACATAGAGTCGAAGTATTGGAAGACCGTGCTGCTTGGCACCGACCACGTATGTGTGAACTCCGCCTCGATCGACACCGGCAACGAGGGCTACGGATTCACCAAAAACAAGAACGACCCCTATGGCAAGCACCCGTGGAATCTGAAG ATGGTGAGCCAGAACCCGGGCAATGTGTTGCGGTCGTTGGGACCGGTGATGGGTGTGACATCGCCTACGCTGCATCTCGGCATGTTATACTCCACCAGCTGCTGGCATAGAGACCCTCACGGACTGCCCTGGGTTGAATACATGCATACGGGACCCAGGAAGATATG GTACGGCATACCGGGCGAGCAAAGCGAGAACTTCCGCAGCGCGGTAGAGAAGTTGTGCCCCACATCGTGCCAGAACAAGTCGATATGGCTGCCCTCTGACATCACCATGATCCCGCCTAACTTACTTTGCGAACACAACGTGTCTCTGTCTCGGGTCACGCAGGAGCCCGGCACGTTCATCATAGTGTTCCCGAAGGCGTACTCCTGCTCGATAGCAACGGGATACACGCAGTCCGAGAGTGTGTACTTCGCCACTAGCTCCTGGTTGGATAGTGTTCATCATATATTCCAG GAGCTGCGACAGAGCTGCGAGCCGACGATGTTCTCGCTGGAGCAGCTGCTTATGAGCGTCGCCAAGGACTCGCGCGTTTCGCTCAGGATCCTGCAGAAGGTTCACTCGCATCTCAGCCCGATAGTGAATGAGGAGCTGGCCAACCGGCGCACTCTCGCCGAAAGGGGGGTCAAGTTCACCAACACTGAG AGCCGCAACCGCAAACCGAACACGTGCCGCCGCCCCAGGTGGAACTCTCGCGGGCAGGACGAGTGCGAAATTTGCCGCACCACGCTCTACTTCTCAATG GTGACGAACACGGCCGGCAAGCGTATATGCTTGTGCCTGCAGCATGCCCTGCAGCTGATGGATGCGCCGAAACAAGACTCTACTACGGTGTACGAGGTGGTTACCGTCATCAGCGATGCCGAGCTGCAGACCACCCTCGCCAACGTGCAGAAGCGATTGTCGCTATAA
- the LOC115440528 gene encoding protein Jumonji isoform X1 codes for MKLDVHYGHRMVGRRVAAKSCLVRIRKWLDGSRKKSRNALPLSTNKKKAQATAGSNASILGSPPNSGRKVQAQRKFAQGAIVPHSNNVPDRRRDVTPREDQGHRLGQNTMVKMHAKNLLDVVAFKNMHSHLQPFVLLKRLPESSVENGNQSAEKERGPESSNSATMTPGLYKRLARTKQLANMKTKQMHTMKLRSRQVQQPKNVIKNNKRKLEPPPPTRAKRRRVMQPSISEYSVDDYKPLTYFTTRQTPPVTRSKPRPPLPGRAGATVKTKVKDNSKSKTPAPVPSTVTSCDMSHSEELLANISLAMDRRVICHADLFNFSSGMPSDLNEKLIANGLKPIDRAQASRLFVKLDGPYYSSSQIARWVDTCTQTAAPSGDSSSEIFKTPLPPPPMTRQIREPSLDIITKCEEDTLSTVSHFTHSTSLTPCPKSPVPIPAIYDCPSNKYMTVTDVLRASQAEKESRCNECTGCNRVEKVHKIEALVTSPLGGKNELIEDIYEFKPSDDLDSSEVHLGRYRGRRSNREGDAKSCLPSTSTSTDEHYNLNILPENSTHIIQIICVKDSKTILRASFVPKSLANSAKELLLIEDESLLDQLVTNLTATKHNEKMVTTDGDNVMIADEYTETEPVTLEAPVTQADLEPNTNSSRKKPTPRAVRLEQRKIPKRSSSGPGPSVSKNTPIGHTDAQSNLVVMSDVSMPSTNGTTMPRLHETDNYRPESVISNATDTQAGESTSFQEDCVTDLDAQSSRASTSNRPFANSIENVVSLQSEVIPDTPEPPKERETRSSEATKTNNKTTFPRSLEGAKCVDAPVFYPTEEEFQDPIAYFDKIMPAAAKFGLCKIVAPAGFKPTCVSNDNIRFNVMNQYVARMYSRWGPAQREMSAIKAYLASQSVRFIRAPLLDCMEVDLPKLYHMVQHNGGLKKVIEKKRWARVASEMRNSRNLSPGKKLDYIYVKYILPYGTLSHAERQDMMRKVDHCWYKKNQKMLDRALNPLHRQKKMLGESDSSADEEEDDDEEVNFALLESEDCVVLGRNMNLAMFKRTAANVKMVQFPRTPKPKAGDIESKYWKTVLLGTDHVCVNSASIDTGNEGYGFTKNKNDPYGKHPWNLKMVSQNPGNVLRSLGPVMGVTSPTLHLGMLYSTSCWHRDPHGLPWVEYMHTGPRKIWYGIPGEQSENFRSAVEKLCPTSCQNKSIWLPSDITMIPPNLLCEHNVSLSRVTQEPGTFIIVFPKAYSCSIATGYTQSESVYFATSSWLDSVHHIFQELRQSCEPTMFSLEQLLMSVAKDSRVSLRILQKVHSHLSPIVNEELANRRTLAERGVKFTNTESRNRKPNTCRRPRWNSRGQDECEICRTTLYFSMVTNTAGKRICLCLQHALQLMDAPKQDSTTVYEVVTVISDAELQTTLANVQKRLSL; via the exons ATGAAACTAGATGTACATTATGGCCACCGTATGGTAGGGAGGCGCGTCGCCGCTAAATCATGTTTGGTTCGGATTCGTAAGTGGTTGGACGGCTCTAGAAAAAAATCACGAAATGCTCTTCCCCTGTCTACCAACAAGAAGAAGGCGCAAGCAACTGCCGGTTCCAACGCTAGTATCCTAGGCAGCCCACCGAACTCAGGACG CAAGGTGCAAGCTCAGCGCAAGTTCGCGCAGGGAGCCATCGTGCCGCACTCGAACAATGTGCCGGATCGCAGGCGTGACGTTACGCCCAGAGAAGACCAGGGCCATCGATTGGGTCAGAACACCATGGTCAAGATGCACGCCAAGAACCTTCTCGACGTGGTTGCGTTTAAAA ACATGCATAGTCACTTGCAACCGTTTGTACTACTAAAACGACTTCCCGAATCTTCCGTCGAGAACGGGAATCAGTCAGCCGAGAAGGAGAGGGGTCCAGAAAGCAGTAACAGCGCTACAATGACGCCCGGCTTGTACAAACGGCTTGCGCGGACCAAACAGTTGGCCAATATGAAAACTAAACAAATGCACACGATGAAACTAAGGTCACGCCAAGTACAACAGCCGAAGAATGTGATTAAGAACAACAAGAGGAAGCTAGAACCACCGCCGCCGACAAGGGCAAAGCGCCGGCGCGTCATGCAGCCCTCTATCTCGGAGTACAGCGTGGACGACTACAAGCCGCTCACGTACTTCACCACAAGACAGACACCGCCCGTGACGCGCTCTAAGCCGAGGCCGCCATTGCCTGGACGAGCTGGGGCCACTGTCAAGACTAAGGTTAAAG ATAACAGTAAGTCGAAGACGCCTGCTCCGGTACCTTCCACag TAACGTCGTGCGATATGTCTCACTCGGAGGAGCTGCTAGCCAACATATCATTAGCGATGGACCGGCGCGTCATCTGCCACGCGGACCTCTTCAACTTCAGCAGTGGAATGCCGAGCGACCTCAACGAGAAGCTCATTGCTAACGGCCTGAAGCCAATAGACAGGGCACAGGCTTCACGCTTATTCGTTAAGCTGGACGGGCCGTACTATAGCAGCTCACAGATCGCGCGCTGGGTCGACACCTGCACCCAGACCGCGGCTCCTTCCGGCGACAGCTCCTCCGAAATATTCAAAACGCCGCTGCCCCCACCGCCGATGACGAGGCAGATCAGAGAGCCGAGCTTGGATATCATAACAAAATGCGAAGAAGACACCTTATCCACCGTCTCGCATTTCACCCATTCCACTTCTCTCACCCCCTGCCCCAAATCTCCCGTCCCTATTCCCGCTATATACGACTGCCCCTCCAATAAGTACATGACCGTGACAGACGTTCTGCGCGCTTCCCAAGCAGAGAAGGAATCTAGATGTAACGAGTGCACGGGGTGCAACAGAGTGGAGAAAGTGCACAAGATAGAGGCTCTCGTGACCTCGCCACTCGGTGGTAAAAACGAATTGATTGAAGATATATATGAATTCAAACCCTCTGACGATTTAGATTCCTCGGAAGTGCATTTGGGTCGGTACAGGGGGAGGCGATCGAACAGGGAAGGCGACGCGAAATCTTGTTTGCCTTCAACAAGTACTTCGACCGATGAACATTACAACCTTAATATTCTTCCCGAAAACAGCACccatattattcaaattatatgtgTGAAAGATAGTAAAACTATCTTACGCGCCAGCTTCGTTCCAAAGTCTCTAGCGAATTCCGCTAAAGAGCTATTGTTGATCGAAGACGAGAGCTTGCTCGACCAACTAGTAACAAATCTTACAGCTACCAAGCATAATGAAAAAATGGTGACAACGGATGGTGACAACGTGATGATAGCTGACGAATATACTGAAACAGAGCCAGTTACACTGGAGGCACCGGTTACCCAAGCTGACTTGGAGCCGAACACCAACTCTAGCCGAAAGAAGCCAACACCAAGAGCTGTTAGACTGGAGCAACGAAAAATACCAAAAAGAAGTTCAAGCGGTCCCGGCCCCTCAGTATCCAAGAATACACCAATTGGCCACACAGATGCACAGTCTAATTTAGTCGTCATGTCAGACGTCAGCATGCCATCGACAAACGGCACTACTATGCCACGACTACACGAAACCGATAACTATCGTCCTGAAAGTGTCATTTCTAATGCAACCGATACGCAGGCAGGAGAGAGTACATCGTTTCAGGAAGACTGTGTTACAGATCTTGACGCTCAATCTAGCCGCGCCTCAACTTCCAACAGACCATTCGCTAATAGTATCGAAAATGTTGTCTCTCTCCAATCAGAAGTGATACCTGATACACCAGAACCGCCTAAAGAACGGGAAACAAGAAGCTCCGAAGCGACAAAGACAAACAATAAAACCACATTTCCAAGGAGTTTGGAAGGCGCTAAGTGTGTGGACGCGCCTGTCTTTTATCCGACCGAAGAGGAATTCCAA GATCCGATAGCCTACTTCGATAAAATAATGCCGGCCGCTGCCAAATTTGGACTGTGCAAAATAGTCGCTCCAGCCGGGTTCAAACCCACATGCGTCAGCAACGACAACATCCGGTTCAATGTGATGAATCAATATGTGGCGCGGATGTACAGCCGCTGGGGGCCAGCACAGCGGGAGATGTCCGCCATTAAGGCTTACCTCGCGTCACAGAGCGTCCGCTTCATCAGGGCGCCGCTG CTGGACTGCATGGAGGTTGACCTGCCGAAGCTATACCACATGGTACAGCACAACGGCGGTCTGAAGAAGGTAATTGAGAAGAAGCGATGGGCGCGCGTCGCCAGCGAAATGCGCAATAGCAGGAACCTCTCGCCAGGCAAGAAGCTCGACTACATATATGTCAAGTATATCCTGCCGTACGGGACGCTCTCGCACG CGGAACGTCAAGACATGATGCGTAAAGTGGACCATTGCTGGTACAAAAAGAACCAAAAAATGCTCGACCGGGCATTGAACCCGTTGCACAGACAGAAGAAGATGCTCGGCGAATCGGACTCGTCAGCCGATGAGGAGGAGGATGATGACGAGGAAGTGAACTTCGCTCTGCTGGAGTCCGAGGACTGCGTCGTTCTCGGACGGAACATGAACCTCGCCATGTTCAAGAGG ACGGCAGCGAATGTGAAGATGGTGCAGTTCCCGCGTACACCGAAGCCCAAGGCCGGAGACATAGAGTCGAAGTATTGGAAGACCGTGCTGCTTGGCACCGACCACGTATGTGTGAACTCCGCCTCGATCGACACCGGCAACGAGGGCTACGGATTCACCAAAAACAAGAACGACCCCTATGGCAAGCACCCGTGGAATCTGAAG ATGGTGAGCCAGAACCCGGGCAATGTGTTGCGGTCGTTGGGACCGGTGATGGGTGTGACATCGCCTACGCTGCATCTCGGCATGTTATACTCCACCAGCTGCTGGCATAGAGACCCTCACGGACTGCCCTGGGTTGAATACATGCATACGGGACCCAGGAAGATATG GTACGGCATACCGGGCGAGCAAAGCGAGAACTTCCGCAGCGCGGTAGAGAAGTTGTGCCCCACATCGTGCCAGAACAAGTCGATATGGCTGCCCTCTGACATCACCATGATCCCGCCTAACTTACTTTGCGAACACAACGTGTCTCTGTCTCGGGTCACGCAGGAGCCCGGCACGTTCATCATAGTGTTCCCGAAGGCGTACTCCTGCTCGATAGCAACGGGATACACGCAGTCCGAGAGTGTGTACTTCGCCACTAGCTCCTGGTTGGATAGTGTTCATCATATATTCCAG GAGCTGCGACAGAGCTGCGAGCCGACGATGTTCTCGCTGGAGCAGCTGCTTATGAGCGTCGCCAAGGACTCGCGCGTTTCGCTCAGGATCCTGCAGAAGGTTCACTCGCATCTCAGCCCGATAGTGAATGAGGAGCTGGCCAACCGGCGCACTCTCGCCGAAAGGGGGGTCAAGTTCACCAACACTGAG AGCCGCAACCGCAAACCGAACACGTGCCGCCGCCCCAGGTGGAACTCTCGCGGGCAGGACGAGTGCGAAATTTGCCGCACCACGCTCTACTTCTCAATG GTGACGAACACGGCCGGCAAGCGTATATGCTTGTGCCTGCAGCATGCCCTGCAGCTGATGGATGCGCCGAAACAAGACTCTACTACGGTGTACGAGGTGGTTACCGTCATCAGCGATGCCGAGCTGCAGACCACCCTCGCCAACGTGCAGAAGCGATTGTCGCTATAA